CATGCTTAAGATGTCTTCTGTATCTTTCTTGACTACCATAGCAAAAACATCTCGGGTGTTCCAAGCAAACCAAATCTGGTTTTCATGGCTTCTAAGGTGAACACTCGAGTCCAAACTCTCCTCCTTGGGCAAGTTCATCTTTCCAAGATTTATGATTTCTGTTGGAAGCCTTTCACTTTCGCATAACTTACTGAATTCGGATAAATCGCCTGTTTCTAGACCTGATGATAACAAAGACATCCATTGTGAAAAGTCAACCTGGATAACAGATCCATTCGATGCCGTTAGAAAAATAGAGTTGTTACTCACCGGGTGCGCAGTGGCAGTGTCAATGGACCCGTgcttttcatcaaaaaacaaagtttCAAGCAGCTGGAAAGAATCTTCAGTATCACCGGTTTGATGTTCAAAAATCATTCGGGACCCATGGTTTGTACTAAAAACAACAACTGAGTGATCAAACACAATAACCATCACTCCATTGGGCAATGTCAACAGTTTAATAGCATTTTGCGCATATAAATCTTCAGGAAAAGATTCCAAACACAGAGGACCAACTAACTTTCCCCTCCGATACACAGCCGGAATAGTGTTCTCAATAACTATTGATAAAGGATCCCTCGTGTTCTGCAAGAGTGCTGCAACCTTGACTGAAGATAAAAGCTTTGATTGCTcgatttcatcttcaaccGTTTTGAACGTCAATGTTGttaaatcaaataaatctgATAACCATTCCTTAGAAACTGAGAGTTCAGATGGaaagaaaggaaagatCTTGTAAATTGACGCATCAGACGTTAACAAGTATAGAGTGATGTCATCTTGTGGTGTTAACTGTTTTGAGTCGCTAAAAATATCCGCCTTTGAAGAACCAAAGCAGATGGAGACAGGATCAACAATGGACGACTCATAATCAAAAGCACCTGTGTTTAATTCGTGCAACGCTACTCGTTGGACATattctttcaatgatatatttatattataGGTTAAGATTTCATGGTTGGttaaaacaacaatttccGAAGAATATTTACTTTTATTGTTAAAAACAACTTGTATAATCTGGGTCCCCTGTTGAAGTGTCAAATCGATTTTATAGGTGACACTAAAGCTGAATTTCGACCCTTCTCTAGTTAAGGAGAAAAGCCATATGTTTGAATGATTGTAAATACAGCATAATTCTTCAGTTTCGTTTAATAAGATTTCAGAAGGCATAAAgttcaaatcatcaatcaaatctATGGTGGAGCTGCCTGTCTTCTCGCTTCCATTTGGAATTAAGTTGGTAAGGAGAACTTTGTTGTCAGTAACAGTGATGATTTCATGTCCGTTTCTTCTTGTGATTGTTCTGTATTCATTGGTAGACGTAAATTCTTTGGAGCACGCAATTATGGCGTCTTTAAACGTCCTAGACATATTCACAAAATTCAGCTTTGCTGCTCACAAGTCAATAACTAATAATCACTTAGGTGATTGCACCAAACTTATGATACGCAACGTTTGCCATATGAATAAAATAAAGCTACAagattttttgtttttttttcagcgACAAATTTacaagaaatcaaactgCTTCATTTTATATATTAGTATTTTACTCCAGTAAATTCTTCAGGAAGTCATTGAAACACAAAACACGAACACCCCATTTTGACGCCAAATTCTGTTTGCGGACAGAGTTTGTTATAGGTGATGATACATGATGACTTGAAAGTCTTTCCACAACAAGAAGTTCACAGCTTTTGTCAAAAATAGGGCTAAATTCCACCcaattttctaatttttccTTGACGATTCGTTCAATTTGTGATAGATCTGTTCCTTGGAAGCCTGATATACACGttttcacctttttttCGGATTTAACTGTATCCACACTCTCTTGGAGTATACGAATCCTGAACTCTTTTGTTGTGAATGCTGGTATGATCAATGGCTTGCACCAAAGGCATTGATCGAAATCCACTCTTTCGTTGTAAATAAATCTCTCAATAGCAAACTCTGTGACCAC
The Pichia kudriavzevii chromosome 2, complete sequence DNA segment above includes these coding regions:
- a CDS encoding uncharacterized protein (PKUD0B10880; similar to Saccharomyces cerevisiae YJL061W (NUP82); ancestral locus Anc_1.319), with protein sequence MSRTFKDAIIACSKEFTSTNEYRTITRRNGHEIITVTDNKVLLTNLIPNGSEKTGSSTIDLIDDLNFMPSEILLNETEELCCIYNHSNIWLFSLTREGSKFSFSVTYKIDLTLQQGTQIIQVVFNNKSKYSSEIVVLTNHEILTYNINISLKEYVQRVALHELNTGAFDYESSIVDPVSICFGSSKADIFSDSKQLTPQDDITLYLLTSDASIYKIFPFFPSELSVSKEWLSDLFDLTTLTFKTVEDEIEQSKLLSSVKVAALLQNTRDPLSIVIENTIPAVYRRGKLVGPLCLESFPEDLYAQNAIKLLTLPNGVMVIVFDHSVVVFSTNHGSRMIFEHQTGDTEDSFQLLETLFFDEKHGSIDTATAHPVSNNSIFLTASNGSVIQVDFSQWMSLLSSGLETGDLSEFSKLCESERLPTEIINLGKMNLPKEESLDSSVHLRSHENQIWFAWNTRDVFAMVVKKDTEDILSMFLISVAVESKYEEGEYDNGKTKVCEDSLYKSELVRTFEEEDVPQIKKSLQKITEITLAMKKCPTIILNEDETTLDDLKVVHNFTELVSAGQLILYKVLSILSKRLKMLSVEYHQQLTAYHTVMMKKEKILQNYLKLKNAFLEAKERQDQLLVKMAKVMNNTEILEAKGNMKSVSISYQENAYFKELSRMRDYVIRKERELKELNELVSNVKNAEDSVLLKNKEELLNDYHNRRSLAVFRQNLASQKVFIDTLVERINSFQLD